In Thermanaerovibrio velox DSM 12556, the genomic stretch CGGGATCCCTCACCGGGTGCTGTCGGTTCACGATGATCTCAAGGAGGAAGACCATGGATCCGTTTCTTCTTAACGCCCTCTTGGGGGGGCTTGTGTCCTCCGTCATGGCTGGGGTGGTGGGGACCGTGGTGGTCACCTTCAGGATGTCCATGCTGGCGGGTGGGCTTGCCCACATAGCCTACGGAGGTGTGGGGCTTGGCTACTTCATGGGTTTCTCCCCATTCCTGGGTGCCATGGGGGCCGCGTTGGCTTCCGCTGGGCTGTTGTCCCGGATGGATCAGGGACGGCAGGAGCGTTTCGACTCCGCGGTTGGTGCGTTATGGGCCTTCGCCATGGCCTGCGGGGTGATACTCATGTCCCTTTCCCAGGGGTACGGGAAGGACCTTTCCAGCCCCCTCTTCGGCAACCTGCTGGCCATATCCCGGGAGGACCTCTGGGTCATGTCCCTCCTCACCGGGGTGTGCCTTTTGGCGGTGTCGATCATGTACCCGGACCTTCTGTTGGTGGCCTACGACGAGGACTTCGCCCGGGTGAGGGGCATTAACCCCGGCAGTATAAGGTTCGCGGTGTTGGTTCTGACCGCGGTGGCGGTGGTGGTGTTGATGCGGTCCGTGGGATTGGTGCTCTGTATGGCCCTCATGACCATCCCCCCCTATGCGGCCGAGGGGTTCAGCAGGTCCATGAGGGGCATGATGTTGCTATCCTCCATTTACGGATCCCTCTGTGTGCTGGCAGGACTTTGGATGTCTTGGCGGCTGGACCTGCCTTCCGGGGCTTGTATAGTGATGGCCGCCAGCGGGCTTTTTGCAACCCTGGGACTGGCGAGAGGTCTTATTAGGAGGTTCTCAAGGCCATGATAAAGTACTCCATGCGGAAGAGCCTTTGGGTGGTGCTGCCCATAGTGGGTCTGGTGATTTGGTGGACCTTTAGGTCTTTGGTGTCCGTGGACCTGGTTAAAATGCTCCCCAAATCCAGGGGTGTTGTGGTGGGCCTGGAGGACGGATGGGCCGTGGCGGATTTCATGGGCTCCCGGGGGCTTATGGGGTTTGCGCCTAAGGATGTATGGAAGATGGAGGAGATCTTTCCCTACATGGGCCGATGTGC encodes the following:
- a CDS encoding metal ABC transporter permease; this encodes MDPFLLNALLGGLVSSVMAGVVGTVVVTFRMSMLAGGLAHIAYGGVGLGYFMGFSPFLGAMGAALASAGLLSRMDQGRQERFDSAVGALWAFAMACGVILMSLSQGYGKDLSSPLFGNLLAISREDLWVMSLLTGVCLLAVSIMYPDLLLVAYDEDFARVRGINPGSIRFAVLVLTAVAVVVLMRSVGLVLCMALMTIPPYAAEGFSRSMRGMMLLSSIYGSLCVLAGLWMSWRLDLPSGACIVMAASGLFATLGLARGLIRRFSRP